A region of the Desulfovermiculus halophilus DSM 18834 genome:
GACATCAGCTATTCAACAGCCTTTCCAGAAGCGGACTGCGACTGCGGCCTTTGACCAAGGGATTGATCACAGTCACTCCGTGCCAGACAAAACCCTCCTGCAGGTCTTCGCTGAGCAGAAGGCGACAAGAATTTTCCGCTGCAGCAGACAGGATAAGCGCATCCCATATCTGCAGCTGGTGGTCTGCCGCCAGGTCCATGGCGGGCTGAAAAGCACTCCATGTGGAGTTCTCCGCCATTGCCCTGCCTGATGCGAGTGCAAAATCTGTATTTGCACTCGACAGAGGTCAGTAAAATCAAAGCCTTATATCTTCAAATTTTATCCCAAATAAACGTAAGACGACTTTTTGCAGTCCCGCCCTGCTCGCAAACCATCAAAAAAAGCCCGCCGAAGCGGGCTTTTTTGGTCAGCGCAGCATTTCCGGCTCCCCTTCCGGCGGATATCCGATCTGAGCCAGGGCCTCCGCGATCTTGTCCGGGCTTGTTACCCGCTCATCATAAGACA
Encoded here:
- a CDS encoding heavy-metal-associated domain-containing protein, translated to MRVRSALKDVEGVTNVVKVDVHRHDVIVSYDERVTSPDKIAEALAQIGYPPEGEPEMLR